Proteins co-encoded in one Flavivirga eckloniae genomic window:
- a CDS encoding class I SAM-dependent methyltransferase, producing MAKQLAHPVGSFGIEVALGMNHLNQFISKNTYDLLQLGDSDKVLEVGMGNGKFIKDILSYGDNISYTGIDISETMIVEAKKLNEKPIDSRRVDIIHASIEKMPFWEEQFNKVCTINTVYFWKAPLIALSEVYRILTEDGVFVLSFRPYIEGQSLDFSQYGFTEYKAEDIMALVNKTNFKIVDTINITEPPVVFNGQTHNLMSQYYILRKTR from the coding sequence GTGGCAAAGCAACTTGCACACCCTGTTGGTTCTTTTGGTATTGAGGTGGCATTGGGGATGAATCATTTAAACCAATTTATTAGCAAGAACACATACGATTTATTACAATTGGGTGATTCTGATAAGGTATTGGAAGTTGGAATGGGTAATGGAAAATTCATTAAGGATATTCTAAGTTATGGCGATAATATTTCTTATACGGGCATTGATATTTCTGAAACCATGATAGTTGAAGCAAAAAAACTAAATGAAAAACCAATCGATTCCAGGCGTGTGGATATCATTCATGCGAGTATAGAAAAAATGCCATTTTGGGAAGAACAGTTTAATAAGGTATGTACAATTAATACGGTTTACTTTTGGAAAGCTCCGTTAATAGCACTTTCTGAGGTTTATAGAATATTAACGGAAGATGGGGTGTTTGTACTTTCTTTTAGGCCCTATATTGAGGGGCAATCTTTAGATTTTTCGCAATATGGTTTTACAGAATACAAAGCAGAAGATATTATGGCTTTGGTAAATAAAACAAATTTCAAGATTGTAGATACAATAAACATAACGGAACCTCCGGTTGTGTTTAACGGACAAACCCACAATTTGATGTCGCAGTATTATATATTACGAAAAACACGATAG
- a CDS encoding efflux RND transporter periplasmic adaptor subunit has product MPLIEKQYHQCKMRYVFLILVMLNFINCAKAKKSPEVLINKKEYLPEKNEVDVIVLKSSVFKKEIVSNGKLVALQKNTLRFEVSETLEKLYVKNGDYVKKGQTLAVLNDFNYQQALTKANINLKKTELEFQDKLVGRGYIAFNKDSIPENEYEMVAIRSGYKNALHELKNAQFELNATRLKAPFNGKVANIESKQYEQIDAGKIIMTLINDTVFEVDFYLIESEVGEVAVNNKIQIQPFALNKSYEGHIVTINPLVEEDGTILIKAKIKNDGYLLEGMNVKVFIQKDVPDRFVVPKSAVILRQNQEVLFALKSGKTYWTYVQTTNENSSQYTVIPHPDKSSASLKPGDTIIVSGNLNLAHDAEVSIKK; this is encoded by the coding sequence ATGCCATTAATTGAAAAACAATATCATCAATGTAAAATGAGATATGTCTTTTTAATATTAGTGATGTTAAATTTTATTAACTGTGCTAAAGCAAAAAAGTCCCCCGAGGTTCTCATAAATAAAAAAGAATACCTCCCTGAAAAAAATGAAGTAGATGTTATTGTTTTAAAAAGTAGTGTTTTTAAAAAAGAAATAGTAAGTAATGGTAAACTGGTAGCCTTACAAAAGAATACTTTAAGGTTTGAAGTTAGCGAAACTCTGGAAAAGTTATATGTAAAGAATGGCGATTATGTGAAAAAGGGACAAACACTAGCTGTTTTAAATGATTTTAATTATCAACAAGCTTTAACAAAAGCGAATATAAACTTAAAGAAAACAGAATTAGAGTTTCAAGACAAATTGGTAGGAAGAGGTTATATCGCTTTTAATAAAGATAGTATTCCGGAAAATGAATATGAAATGGTCGCCATACGTTCTGGCTATAAAAACGCTTTACACGAACTAAAAAATGCACAATTTGAGTTAAACGCAACCCGGTTAAAAGCGCCTTTTAATGGTAAGGTTGCTAATATAGAAAGTAAACAATACGAGCAAATAGATGCAGGAAAAATCATTATGACACTAATTAATGATACTGTTTTTGAAGTGGATTTTTATTTGATTGAATCTGAAGTAGGCGAGGTTGCAGTAAATAATAAAATACAGATACAACCTTTTGCATTAAATAAATCGTATGAAGGACATATTGTTACTATTAACCCTTTGGTAGAAGAAGATGGAACTATTCTTATAAAAGCCAAGATAAAGAACGATGGCTATTTATTAGAAGGCATGAATGTAAAAGTATTTATTCAAAAAGATGTTCCAGATCGATTTGTAGTACCAAAATCAGCAGTAATATTAAGACAAAATCAAGAAGTATTATTTGCTTTAAAATCTGGTAAGACGTATTGGACTTATGTACAAACTACAAATGAAAATAGTAGCCAATATACAGTGATACCACACCCCGATAAAAGTAGTGCTTCTTTAAAACCAGGAGATACCATTATTGTTTCAGGTAATTTGAATTTAGCACATGATGCAGAGGTTTCAATAAAAAAATAA
- a CDS encoding VOC family protein, with protein sequence MKLESLSPNIMVANVNETLDYYTNVLGFKLIDTNPESGKFEWGYVMLDNVGMMFQEETSLKNEYPELKDLNIGGALTFYIRIGKINELYEKLDGKVNIIKPMNRTFYGTNEFAIMDLNGYILTFSETPEE encoded by the coding sequence ATGAAATTAGAATCATTATCGCCAAATATTATGGTGGCGAATGTTAACGAAACATTAGATTATTACACGAACGTTCTTGGTTTTAAGTTAATTGATACCAATCCGGAGTCTGGGAAATTCGAATGGGGGTATGTTATGTTGGATAACGTTGGCATGATGTTTCAAGAAGAAACATCGTTAAAAAATGAATATCCAGAGTTAAAAGATTTAAACATTGGGGGTGCATTAACCTTTTATATACGAATCGGAAAAATTAATGAGTTGTATGAAAAGCTAGATGGTAAAGTAAACATCATCAAGCCGATGAATAGAACTTTTTACGGTACCAATGAGTTCGCCATAATGGATCTTAATGGATATATCTTAACATTTTCTGAAACACCGGAGGAATAG
- a CDS encoding O-antigen ligase family protein — protein MTLNRYVIQENFGFSVPFMELIGLSVLYIILRTLPQKKYVWLLLAAIISGFVQACYGNLQLFEYFPSNHSKFKLTGSFFNPGPYAGFLAAVWPIGLGMYLFNKSIIAEVQKQIKTKSKTIKRLIGIVFEYIPFLTIVYILVVLPSTQSRAAWVAVLISTLLLIECKYHLLHKFITLKSKTRKSILVIGTTLIICVGVFGLYTLKKGSSDGRLFIWKVSLEMIQDYPVFGVGYDRFKAHYMNYQANYFAKHGETTESLVADNTYYAFNEWLQFIVENGLLGLLLLVLFLYILFKINVEKENKNVFFIIIGGILATSAFAFFSYPMQILPIKLILVVLFALLASLDVKKYQILRRHGKPLNFRFFVFVLSVISVTNGLAYTRTLDKSFKTWKDALYIYQYRDYEEAIEVYADAYPDLKKEGDFLMNYGKALSLAKQDKEAAQMLERAKKYLNTTIIETALGDSYKTLKVYDKSEEAYYRAANMIPSRFYPMYLLAKLYDENGDKKKAEAMAKKILEKEVKIPSTAIKEIRMEMKKVLSKSDKDL, from the coding sequence ATGACCCTAAATAGATATGTGATTCAGGAAAATTTTGGGTTTTCAGTTCCCTTCATGGAACTAATAGGCTTAAGTGTTTTATATATAATATTAAGAACCCTGCCTCAAAAAAAATACGTTTGGTTATTATTAGCGGCTATTATTTCTGGCTTTGTTCAAGCATGTTATGGGAACCTTCAATTGTTTGAATATTTTCCATCAAACCACTCTAAATTTAAATTAACAGGGAGCTTTTTTAACCCAGGGCCTTATGCCGGATTTTTAGCTGCAGTCTGGCCTATTGGATTGGGCATGTACCTATTTAATAAAAGTATTATAGCCGAGGTACAGAAACAAATTAAAACTAAATCGAAAACAATCAAAAGGTTAATAGGAATTGTTTTCGAGTATATTCCATTCTTAACAATCGTCTATATCCTAGTAGTTCTTCCTTCAACACAGTCTAGAGCGGCATGGGTAGCGGTATTAATAAGCACCCTATTATTAATTGAATGTAAATACCATCTGCTACATAAATTTATAACTCTAAAATCTAAAACAAGGAAATCAATTTTAGTTATTGGAACAACATTGATTATATGTGTTGGAGTGTTTGGTCTCTATACTTTAAAAAAAGGCTCTTCCGACGGACGTTTGTTTATTTGGAAAGTTTCTTTAGAAATGATTCAGGATTACCCAGTTTTTGGAGTTGGTTATGATCGTTTTAAAGCACACTACATGAATTATCAAGCAAATTACTTTGCCAAACATGGGGAAACTACCGAATCGCTAGTTGCAGATAATACCTATTATGCTTTTAATGAATGGTTGCAATTTATAGTAGAAAATGGATTATTGGGGCTATTGTTGCTTGTTCTATTTTTGTATATCTTATTTAAAATCAACGTAGAAAAAGAGAATAAGAATGTCTTTTTTATTATAATAGGAGGGATATTGGCAACAAGTGCTTTCGCTTTCTTCTCTTATCCAATGCAAATACTTCCAATTAAACTAATTCTAGTAGTATTATTTGCATTATTAGCAAGTTTGGATGTTAAAAAGTATCAGATTTTAAGGAGACATGGTAAGCCCTTGAATTTTAGGTTTTTTGTTTTCGTTTTGAGTGTTATTAGTGTTACTAATGGTTTGGCGTACACAAGAACTTTAGATAAGAGTTTTAAAACATGGAAAGATGCTTTGTATATATATCAATACAGAGATTATGAAGAAGCCATAGAAGTATATGCAGACGCTTACCCCGATTTGAAAAAAGAAGGTGATTTTTTGATGAATTACGGAAAAGCACTCTCGCTGGCTAAACAAGATAAAGAAGCCGCACAAATGCTAGAGCGCGCTAAAAAATATTTAAATACTACCATTATAGAAACTGCTTTGGGAGATAGTTATAAAACGTTAAAAGTGTATGATAAATCTGAAGAAGCTTACTACCGTGCAGCCAATATGATTCCTTCAAGATTTTACCCTATGTATTTATTAGCTAAGCTATATGATGAAAATGGCGATAAAAAAAAAGCGGAAGCTATGGCAAAAAAGATACTTGAAAAAGAGGTGAAAATACCATCTACAGCGATTAAAGAAATACGGATGGAAATGAAAAAAGTATTAAGTAAAAGCGATAAAGATCTTTAA